A genome region from Terriglobales bacterium includes the following:
- a CDS encoding zf-HC2 domain-containing protein yields MAGETQSGMHCAEFEALLSEALDSTLSGATLERFKVHSTACPACGPLFLEAEAGMRWLKSVVEVEPPANLVHNILAATTGVETRASVVGPAETSLAERARGWLTSVLRPAWGTVSQPRFAMSFAMVFFSFAIGLNVAGVKLSSVRNVDLRPSAVRRAYYETSARAVKYYDNIRFVYEIESRVRELKRLTGPEETSEPAKEKNRKNDTTQTPDHHQNQNYSTYDTHPVLASSPLEHLNLALAAPVIGSRRQA; encoded by the coding sequence ATGGCAGGCGAAACCCAGTCCGGAATGCATTGCGCAGAGTTTGAGGCCCTGCTCTCCGAGGCCTTGGACAGCACTCTCAGTGGAGCTACGCTAGAGAGATTTAAGGTCCACAGCACGGCCTGCCCGGCGTGCGGCCCGCTCTTCCTCGAGGCTGAGGCAGGCATGCGCTGGCTCAAGTCGGTAGTGGAAGTCGAGCCACCCGCGAACCTGGTCCACAACATCCTCGCTGCAACCACGGGAGTGGAAACTCGCGCCTCCGTCGTCGGGCCGGCAGAAACTTCGCTGGCGGAGAGAGCTCGCGGTTGGCTCACTTCAGTGCTGCGGCCGGCCTGGGGCACGGTAAGCCAGCCCCGCTTCGCGATGTCGTTCGCCATGGTCTTCTTCTCGTTTGCCATCGGCCTGAACGTCGCCGGGGTGAAACTCAGCAGCGTGCGAAACGTGGACCTGCGCCCCAGCGCAGTGCGGCGCGCTTATTACGAGACTTCCGCCAGGGCGGTGAAGTATTACGACAATATCCGCTTCGTCTATGAGATTGAATCCCGGGTCCGCGAACTGAAGCGCCTCACCGGTCCAGAGGAAACTTCGGAGCCTGCCAAGGAGAAAAACCGAAAGAACGATACGACTCAGACTCCCGATCATCACCAGAACCAGAATTACAGCACTTATGATACCCACCCCGTGCTGGCGTCTTCTCCGTTGGAGCACCTGAACCTTGCTCTGGCCGCGCCGGTGATCGGATCGAGGAGGCAAGCATGA
- a CDS encoding sigma-70 family RNA polymerase sigma factor, giving the protein MEDTQVVASLLRRCISGDAVAWEEIVQRYHRRIYNICYRFSGSADDADDLTQEVFIKMYRTLSSYDVDRGAFITWMTALTRNLLVDHFRKSKHDRQTDSLDAAPSQEEDGRTLGDELADKGRTPDTHIQSLETGQMVHQALQKLSPELREAVVLRDLQDMDYKEIAVVLRVPEGTVKSRINRGRAELARLLSRINRQVV; this is encoded by the coding sequence TTGGAAGACACCCAGGTCGTGGCCTCGCTACTACGTCGCTGCATCAGCGGCGATGCGGTCGCCTGGGAAGAAATCGTACAACGCTACCATCGGCGTATTTACAACATCTGCTATCGCTTTTCCGGCTCCGCCGATGACGCCGACGACCTGACGCAGGAAGTTTTCATTAAAATGTATCGCACCTTGAGCAGCTACGATGTGGATCGTGGTGCGTTCATCACGTGGATGACCGCCCTGACTCGCAACCTGCTGGTGGACCATTTCCGCAAGAGCAAACACGATCGCCAGACCGACTCGCTGGATGCCGCGCCCTCGCAGGAGGAGGATGGCCGCACCCTGGGCGACGAACTGGCGGACAAGGGCCGAACCCCCGACACCCACATACAAAGCCTGGAGACGGGCCAAATGGTGCATCAGGCCCTCCAGAAGCTTTCGCCGGAGTTACGCGAGGCTGTTGTCCTACGTGACCTGCAAGATATGGATTACAAAGAAATTGCCGTTGTTTTGCGGGTTCCCGAAGGTACTGTCAAGTCCAGGATCAATCGCGGGCGTGCGGAACTTGCACGCCTGCTTTCACGTATAAATAGGCAGGTGGTTTGA
- a CDS encoding plastocyanin/azurin family copper-binding protein — translation MFRSRLVLLLVFTSSLYAQQAKIQQSPRQALIEMFFSGGQAAFETHLPDATKLALVKAGAMRFGVPMLGSLGFHGNGQVGGLQIVEAGPILAWSRDPRTGEKFQVNIDTDDLMGDQAELALSFHTFKGEVEDAMTTFYPKVNLKMALQGGVWKLKEIGLGLRLPLDDPEFLKALTQTFQKQESATSGMLVANDLGILQNAEVKYRALHPEHGFTCSLQDLAIVRFGHGNSSALVLDRALASGTKDGYKFAIGGCGSPPVTSFEITAVPLQAGKPALCADQSGSVKYSADGLAETCVANGQPWEGQRATGLGVVAHFVPTTAGHGSGSAEGTRGRATVVVRMGENEFTPARLTIAAGQTVLWKNTTGGTHTVTLLPERAVNPGDAQLPKDAKPFDSGIIPSGGTFRQSFTAPGTYKYFCSQHEDNGMVGEIVVRR, via the coding sequence ATGTTCCGGTCCCGCCTTGTTCTGCTTCTGGTATTTACTTCCTCACTTTACGCGCAGCAAGCCAAAATCCAACAATCGCCGCGGCAGGCGCTGATTGAAATGTTCTTCAGCGGCGGCCAGGCAGCCTTCGAGACGCATCTGCCGGACGCTACAAAGCTCGCTTTGGTAAAGGCAGGTGCGATGCGATTTGGAGTCCCTATGCTCGGCAGTCTCGGGTTCCACGGCAACGGGCAAGTTGGGGGATTGCAAATTGTTGAAGCCGGTCCCATCCTGGCTTGGAGCCGCGACCCACGCACGGGAGAGAAATTCCAGGTGAACATTGACACAGATGACCTGATGGGCGATCAGGCTGAGTTGGCCCTGTCATTTCACACCTTCAAGGGCGAAGTGGAAGATGCAATGACCACTTTCTATCCCAAAGTGAATCTTAAAATGGCCCTCCAGGGTGGAGTCTGGAAGCTGAAGGAGATCGGGCTGGGCCTGCGCCTGCCTCTGGACGATCCCGAATTTCTCAAGGCACTGACTCAAACGTTTCAAAAACAGGAGTCCGCTACTTCGGGGATGCTGGTGGCCAACGATCTCGGCATTCTACAGAATGCGGAGGTGAAATATAGGGCACTACACCCCGAGCATGGCTTTACTTGCTCTCTGCAGGATTTGGCCATTGTGCGCTTTGGCCATGGAAATAGCAGCGCTCTTGTCCTTGACCGGGCGCTCGCGAGTGGTACCAAGGACGGCTATAAATTCGCCATCGGCGGTTGCGGTAGTCCGCCGGTTACTTCATTCGAGATCACCGCGGTTCCTCTCCAGGCCGGTAAGCCTGCGCTGTGTGCTGATCAGAGCGGCAGCGTCAAATACTCTGCGGATGGACTGGCTGAAACCTGCGTCGCTAACGGGCAGCCATGGGAGGGGCAGCGCGCCACCGGGTTGGGAGTCGTGGCTCACTTCGTACCCACGACTGCAGGCCATGGATCAGGCAGTGCGGAGGGCACGCGGGGACGGGCGACTGTGGTTGTGAGGATGGGTGAGAACGAGTTCACGCCTGCCAGGCTCACCATCGCTGCCGGACAGACTGTTTTGTGGAAGAACACGACCGGCGGAACCCACACGGTGACGCTGCTTCCGGAGCGCGCAGTTAATCCCGGCGATGCCCAGCTTCCGAAAGATGCCAAGCCGTTTGACTCAGGCATCATTCCAAGCGGTGGGACCTTCCGACAGAGCTTCACCGCGCCCGGCACCTACAAGTATTTTTGCTCCCAGCACGAAGACAACGGCATGGTAGGCGAGATCGTGGTGCGCAGATAG
- the glgC gene encoding glucose-1-phosphate adenylyltransferase yields MKDTLGVLLAGGAGERLYPLTRDRAKPAVTFGGIYRIIDVTLSNCVNSDLRRVYILTQYKALSLNRHIREGWNIVAREMGEFIEILPPMKRVSENWYMGTADAVYQNIYSIGSEQPKHVLILSGDHIYKMNYGLMLQQHLDSGADVTVATILVDPSETYRFGVVDIDRTGHIVGFQEKPERTDIRSPYNPRMVSASMGIYLFNTDVLIPVLLKDAEDPNSSHDFGHDVLPKMVEDYKVYSFNFIDENQKEALYWRDVGTLEAYYEANMDVVSVSPVFNLYDEHWPIRTHQRQYPPAKFVFAEPGRTGIALDSIVSAGCIVSGGVVRNSILSPDVRVNSYSEVDASILFSHVNIGRHCRVRRAILDRDVHIPEGTVIGYDTEADRQRFFVTDSGITVVTRDYSLFENPVTVDYFTSE; encoded by the coding sequence ATGAAAGACACTCTCGGAGTACTGTTGGCCGGCGGCGCAGGGGAGCGCCTTTATCCGCTCACCCGCGACCGGGCCAAGCCCGCGGTCACTTTTGGCGGTATCTACCGCATTATTGATGTGACACTTTCCAACTGCGTCAACTCTGACCTGCGCCGGGTTTACATTCTCACCCAGTACAAAGCGCTGTCCCTGAATCGCCACATCCGTGAGGGTTGGAACATCGTCGCCCGCGAAATGGGCGAATTCATCGAGATATTGCCACCTATGAAGAGGGTGAGCGAAAACTGGTACATGGGGACGGCGGACGCGGTTTACCAGAACATCTATTCCATCGGTTCCGAGCAGCCCAAGCACGTGCTCATTCTTTCCGGCGACCACATCTACAAGATGAACTACGGCCTCATGCTGCAGCAACACCTTGACTCCGGCGCCGACGTCACCGTGGCTACCATCCTGGTTGATCCCAGTGAGACTTATCGCTTCGGAGTGGTGGACATTGATCGCACCGGTCACATCGTTGGCTTCCAGGAGAAACCCGAACGTACCGATATCCGCTCTCCCTACAATCCGCGCATGGTCTCCGCCTCCATGGGCATTTATCTGTTCAACACCGACGTGCTCATTCCGGTCCTGCTGAAGGACGCTGAAGACCCCAACTCTTCTCACGACTTTGGGCACGACGTCCTGCCCAAAATGGTTGAGGACTACAAGGTTTACTCTTTCAACTTTATTGATGAGAACCAGAAGGAAGCACTCTACTGGCGGGATGTGGGCACGCTCGAGGCCTACTACGAGGCCAACATGGATGTGGTCTCAGTCTCGCCGGTCTTCAATCTTTACGACGAGCACTGGCCGATCCGCACTCACCAGCGGCAGTATCCGCCTGCAAAATTCGTCTTCGCCGAGCCGGGGCGCACCGGCATTGCGCTCGATTCCATTGTTTCTGCCGGCTGCATCGTCTCGGGAGGCGTGGTCCGCAACAGCATTTTGTCCCCCGACGTGCGGGTCAATTCCTATAGCGAAGTGGACGCAAGCATCCTGTTCTCCCATGTGAACATCGGTCGGCATTGCCGCGTTCGGCGTGCCATTCTTGATCGCGATGTGCACATCCCTGAAGGCACGGTAATCGGCTATGACACCGAAGCTGATCGCCAGCGCTTCTTCGTTACCGACAGCGGCATCACCGTGGTGACCCGCGATTACTCTTTGTTTGAAAATCCGGTGACGGTGGACTACTTCACCTCCGAATAG
- a CDS encoding methylmalonyl-CoA mutase family protein, with translation MVEKVKPGSDLQPPAAEQAVGTGTPAAAPGPSLADTQETSSHINVHPLYTPADLADWNQERDVGYPGVPPFTRGVQPTMYRGRLWTMRQYAGMGDAEESNKRYKYLLAHGTTGLSVAFDLPTQIGLDSDHPLAEGEVGKVGVAIDSIEDMERLFDGIDLTRISTSMTINATAAILLALYIAVAKRKGADLRKISGTVQNDVLKEYIARGTYIYPVASAMRIITDLFAFCNQQVPEWNTISISGYHMREAGCTAVQEVAFTLANGITYVTAARNAGLDVDQFAPRLSFFFASHNNFLEEVAKFRAARRMWAEIMRERFEASNPRAWMLRFHTQTAGSTLTAQQPENNIVRTALQAMAAVLGGTQSLHTNSYDEALALPTEQAARVALRTQQVIAYESGAAQTVDPVAGSYYLEALTNDIEARANAYIEKIDALGGMLRAIERGYVQQEIQNAAYEFQQAVDGLEAVVVGVNRFTVEEDSSVPLQRIEEGLERKQIGRLRALRAKRDTAWKQAIVQVEDAARSGNNLMPHIIHAVESYATVGEISDALRRVFGEYKETVVI, from the coding sequence ATGGTAGAGAAAGTCAAACCCGGCTCTGATCTGCAACCACCAGCCGCGGAGCAGGCCGTGGGTACAGGCACACCGGCAGCCGCTCCGGGTCCTTCCCTGGCAGATACTCAGGAAACCTCCTCTCACATAAACGTGCACCCGCTGTACACGCCCGCCGATCTCGCGGACTGGAACCAGGAGCGGGATGTCGGCTATCCCGGGGTGCCGCCCTTTACCCGTGGCGTGCAGCCCACCATGTATCGCGGCCGTTTGTGGACCATGCGCCAGTACGCCGGAATGGGCGATGCCGAGGAGTCCAACAAACGTTACAAGTATCTATTGGCCCACGGGACCACGGGACTTTCCGTCGCTTTCGATCTCCCCACGCAAATTGGTCTTGATTCTGATCATCCCCTGGCGGAAGGCGAGGTGGGCAAAGTAGGCGTGGCCATTGATTCCATCGAGGACATGGAGCGGCTCTTCGACGGCATTGATTTGACCAGGATTTCCACGTCCATGACCATCAACGCCACCGCAGCCATCTTGCTGGCGCTGTATATCGCCGTGGCAAAAAGAAAAGGTGCGGATTTGCGGAAGATTTCCGGCACGGTACAGAACGACGTGCTGAAGGAATACATTGCCCGTGGGACGTACATATATCCAGTGGCATCGGCAATGCGCATCATTACGGACCTGTTTGCATTTTGTAACCAGCAGGTGCCGGAATGGAACACCATTTCAATTTCCGGTTATCACATGCGCGAGGCCGGATGCACAGCCGTGCAGGAAGTGGCGTTCACGCTTGCCAACGGCATCACCTATGTGACTGCCGCCAGGAACGCTGGCCTCGATGTTGACCAGTTCGCGCCGCGACTCTCGTTCTTCTTCGCTTCCCACAACAATTTCCTGGAAGAGGTAGCCAAGTTCCGGGCCGCGCGGCGAATGTGGGCGGAGATCATGCGCGAGCGCTTTGAGGCGAGCAATCCGCGCGCATGGATGCTGCGCTTCCATACCCAGACGGCAGGTTCCACGCTCACCGCGCAACAGCCGGAAAACAATATCGTTCGCACCGCGCTGCAGGCCATGGCTGCCGTGCTGGGCGGAACGCAATCGCTGCATACCAATTCGTATGATGAGGCGCTGGCTTTGCCGACGGAGCAAGCGGCGCGTGTGGCGCTGCGCACGCAGCAAGTCATCGCCTACGAATCGGGCGCGGCGCAAACCGTTGATCCCGTCGCCGGTTCTTACTACCTGGAAGCTCTCACCAATGACATTGAGGCGCGCGCCAATGCCTACATTGAGAAGATCGATGCCCTTGGCGGTATGCTGCGGGCTATTGAGCGCGGCTACGTGCAGCAGGAGATCCAAAACGCGGCCTACGAATTTCAACAGGCGGTTGATGGGCTCGAGGCCGTTGTCGTGGGCGTGAACCGTTTCACCGTGGAGGAGGATAGTTCGGTCCCGCTGCAGCGCATCGAGGAAGGACTGGAGCGAAAGCAGATAGGACGCCTACGCGCATTGCGAGCCAAGCGAGACACCGCCTGGAAACAAGCCATCGTCCAGGTCGAGGACGCAGCGCGCTCGGGCAATAACTTGATGCCGCATATCATTCATGCCGTAGAGTCCTATGCAACCGTGGGCGAAATCTCTGATGCGCTGCGGCGAGTGTTTGGGGAATACAAAGAGACAGTAGTGATCTGA
- the gcvT gene encoding glycine cleavage system aminomethyltransferase GcvT: MPSTVDTTTPTLRKTALNSVHRQAGAKMVDFNGWDMPVEYPAGVIAEHMAVRTAVGVFDVSHMGDIRIAGRQALAATQHLSMNDAARPAIGQAQYSALLYPQGTFVDDVIVHHLGENEYLLVINAGTREKDFNWVRDNTGQFDCRVENLSDDFTQIAIQGPKAEGLLQKLTDVRLGNIKNYWFTHGTVCGLKNVMIARTGYTGEDGFEIYVPADSASSAMVWNRVLEAGGEFGVLPCGLGARNTLRLEAKLPLYGHEISDTINVWEAGLDRFCKMEKPDFIGRAALEKARAAGLKRTLVGLEMIERGIARDGYKVVDDSGQEIGFVTSGSHAPFLKKNIALAYVPPELAEIGRELKVEIRSQPVGARVVPTPFYKRPKAKI, from the coding sequence TTGCCTTCCACGGTTGACACCACCACCCCGACGCTTCGCAAAACGGCGCTCAACTCCGTACACCGGCAGGCAGGCGCCAAGATGGTGGACTTCAACGGCTGGGACATGCCGGTGGAGTATCCGGCTGGAGTGATCGCCGAGCACATGGCGGTGCGCACGGCGGTCGGTGTTTTTGACGTCAGCCACATGGGCGATATTCGCATCGCCGGCCGGCAGGCATTGGCGGCCACCCAGCACCTCAGCATGAATGACGCGGCCCGGCCCGCCATTGGGCAGGCACAGTATTCGGCGTTGCTGTATCCGCAGGGAACGTTCGTGGATGACGTCATCGTCCACCACCTTGGCGAAAACGAATATCTGCTGGTCATCAATGCCGGAACCCGCGAAAAGGATTTCAATTGGGTACGCGACAACACCGGGCAATTCGATTGTCGAGTGGAAAATTTGAGTGACGACTTCACGCAAATTGCCATCCAGGGGCCGAAAGCCGAAGGGCTCTTGCAGAAACTGACCGACGTGCGGCTGGGCAACATCAAAAACTATTGGTTCACCCACGGAACTGTCTGCGGCCTAAAAAACGTGATGATCGCGCGCACCGGCTACACCGGCGAGGACGGATTTGAAATCTACGTGCCCGCGGATTCCGCGTCGAGTGCAATGGTATGGAACCGCGTGCTCGAAGCTGGTGGTGAGTTCGGGGTGCTGCCATGCGGTCTGGGTGCGCGTAACACGCTTCGACTCGAAGCCAAGCTTCCGCTTTATGGTCATGAAATTTCAGATACGATCAATGTCTGGGAAGCTGGCCTGGACCGTTTCTGCAAAATGGAGAAGCCTGACTTTATAGGGCGCGCGGCGCTTGAGAAGGCACGAGCGGCCGGACTGAAGCGGACCCTGGTGGGGTTAGAGATGATCGAACGGGGTATCGCGCGCGACGGCTACAAAGTAGTAGACGACAGCGGACAAGAAATCGGATTTGTGACCAGCGGATCGCACGCTCCGTTCCTGAAAAAGAACATTGCCCTGGCGTATGTACCGCCTGAGTTGGCTGAGATTGGACGCGAGCTGAAGGTGGAAATACGAAGTCAGCCGGTGGGCGCTAGAGTGGTGCCTACGCCTTTTTACAAGCGGCCGAAAGCCAAAATCTAG
- the gcvH gene encoding glycine cleavage system protein GcvH: MAYPKDRKYTKEHEWIKVEGDTATVGITAHAQESLGDIVFVELPKPGAELTAGKSFGTVESVKAVSDLYAPASGTVAEVNQELATHPEKINADAHGMWMIKLKLKNKKELDGLLSGDDYEKFVKEEKG, from the coding sequence ATGGCCTACCCCAAAGATCGCAAATACACCAAAGAGCACGAGTGGATCAAAGTTGAGGGTGACACCGCGACCGTAGGTATTACGGCTCACGCACAGGAATCACTGGGCGATATCGTTTTTGTCGAGCTGCCCAAGCCCGGCGCGGAGCTGACGGCCGGCAAGAGCTTCGGAACGGTCGAGTCAGTGAAGGCTGTCTCAGACCTGTACGCGCCCGCCTCGGGCACGGTGGCCGAAGTCAATCAAGAGCTGGCCACTCATCCAGAGAAGATCAACGCCGATGCGCACGGCATGTGGATGATTAAGCTCAAATTGAAAAACAAGAAAGAGCTCGACGGGTTACTTTCCGGCGACGATTATGAAAAGTTTGTGAAAGAGGAGAAAGGCTAG
- the gcvPA gene encoding aminomethyl-transferring glycine dehydrogenase subunit GcvPA, translating into MRYLPKSEADRKEMLRAIGARSIDDLFSPIPAEYRLQRDLKVPRQMAESEIIDWFRQRAKENGDGYAIFLGAGAYHHYRPVLIDTVVSRGEFLTSYTPYQAEISQGTLQSIFEFQTMICELTGMEVANASMYDGSTGAAEAAMMAMRITGRHHVALARTVHPEYREVLATYAQHQGVKLTTVGFGEDGRVDLAQLEKAAGEDCACVLIQSPNFFGTVEEISAAAEIAHRKGALLVVAISEAISLGVVKPPVEADIVAMEAQSFGVPLGFGGPYAGVIATKEKFVRQMPGRLVGETRDRNGKRGYVLTLATREQHIRREKATSNICTNQALIALMATVFMTVYGREGLKELARQNLAKTVYAIEQFSQSGRVLFAGCRRFNEFVLQTDEDSYAINNRLLGQNIVGGFPLKKFYPELGNAALWCCTETTSRKAIDAVSAALSSLEHKPSSKRERVPEVVR; encoded by the coding sequence ATGCGTTATCTTCCCAAATCCGAGGCCGACCGCAAAGAGATGCTGCGCGCCATCGGCGCGCGTTCCATTGACGATCTCTTCTCGCCGATTCCGGCCGAGTACCGCCTGCAGCGTGATCTCAAGGTGCCGCGGCAGATGGCGGAATCGGAGATCATCGATTGGTTCCGGCAGCGCGCGAAAGAAAACGGCGACGGATATGCGATATTCCTCGGCGCTGGGGCGTACCACCATTACCGGCCTGTCCTGATCGACACGGTTGTTTCTCGCGGCGAATTCCTCACCTCTTACACTCCGTATCAGGCAGAAATTTCGCAAGGGACACTGCAGTCAATCTTCGAGTTCCAGACCATGATCTGCGAGCTGACGGGCATGGAGGTCGCCAATGCCTCCATGTATGACGGTTCCACCGGCGCTGCGGAAGCGGCGATGATGGCGATGCGCATTACCGGGCGTCACCACGTCGCGCTGGCGCGCACTGTGCACCCAGAGTATCGCGAGGTGCTGGCGACCTATGCTCAGCATCAGGGCGTGAAGCTGACCACGGTGGGATTTGGCGAAGATGGGCGAGTTGATCTCGCGCAGCTGGAGAAGGCAGCGGGTGAAGACTGCGCCTGCGTGCTGATCCAGTCGCCAAATTTCTTCGGTACCGTCGAGGAAATTTCAGCGGCCGCCGAAATTGCGCACCGCAAAGGCGCGCTGCTGGTGGTCGCTATCTCCGAGGCAATCTCGCTGGGAGTTGTTAAACCTCCAGTCGAAGCTGACATTGTCGCCATGGAGGCGCAATCGTTCGGCGTGCCGCTTGGCTTTGGCGGCCCGTATGCCGGCGTGATCGCCACCAAGGAAAAATTCGTCCGGCAGATGCCCGGCCGCCTGGTCGGCGAGACCCGCGACCGCAATGGCAAACGCGGATACGTGCTCACCCTGGCGACGCGCGAGCAGCACATCCGAAGGGAGAAGGCGACTTCCAACATCTGCACCAACCAGGCGCTCATCGCGCTCATGGCTACGGTGTTTATGACAGTTTACGGTCGCGAAGGGCTGAAGGAACTGGCACGCCAGAACCTTGCCAAGACTGTATATGCTATCGAGCAGTTCAGCCAAAGCGGACGCGTGCTCTTCGCCGGATGCCGACGATTTAACGAGTTCGTCTTACAAACCGACGAAGATTCCTACGCCATCAATAATCGGCTGCTCGGGCAAAATATCGTGGGAGGATTTCCGCTAAAGAAGTTCTATCCCGAGCTCGGCAATGCAGCCCTGTGGTGCTGCACTGAAACTACGTCACGCAAAGCGATCGACGCGGTCAGCGCTGCGTTAAGCAGCCTGGAGCACAAGCCCAGCAGCAAACGGGAACGGGTCCCAGAGGTCGTGCGATGA
- the gcvPB gene encoding aminomethyl-transferring glycine dehydrogenase subunit GcvPB, whose amino-acid sequence MSKIRKASRHVSQNEGLIFEKSSAGKAAWKLPPLDVPDVDTTELLGDAAREDLGNMPEVSEIEIIRHFTRLSTWNYAIDLGMYPLGSCTMKYNPRVNEAVARFEGLANGHPYQPEKISQGALRILKTLSDCLLDITGMEAITLQPAAGAHGELTGILLIRAYLEKQGNPRKKILIPDSAHGTNPATAAICGYAVENLKSNSRGMVDVPSLVAQMNEDVAALMLTNPNTLGIFEQEIHKIADVLHDKGGLLYMDGANMNALVGKVRPGDFGVDVMHLNLHKTFSTPHGGGGPGSGPVACKNFLEPFLPVPVVITKSDGTLGFDYQRPQSIGRVRAFYGNFGMHIRALAYIMANGPDGLRQTTEDAVLNANYIRKGLEGTYDLPYSTPSMHEVVFSDRLQAKNGVKTGDVAKRLIDYGFHPYTTSFPLIVPGALMIEPTESESKEELDLFVDAMKSIAEECETTPEVVLEAPHHTRVSRLDEVGAARKPVLRWKPA is encoded by the coding sequence ATGAGCAAAATAAGAAAGGCCTCGCGCCACGTCAGCCAGAATGAGGGACTGATTTTTGAAAAGTCTTCTGCTGGCAAGGCGGCGTGGAAGCTGCCGCCGCTGGATGTTCCCGATGTGGATACGACCGAACTGCTGGGTGATGCAGCTCGTGAAGACTTGGGCAATATGCCCGAGGTGAGCGAGATCGAAATCATCCGCCACTTCACTCGGCTCTCCACCTGGAATTACGCCATTGATCTCGGGATGTATCCGCTGGGCTCCTGCACCATGAAGTACAACCCGCGCGTGAACGAAGCGGTGGCGCGCTTCGAGGGGCTTGCCAACGGACATCCCTACCAGCCGGAGAAAATTTCTCAGGGGGCGCTGCGCATCCTAAAGACCCTGAGTGATTGCCTGCTCGATATAACCGGCATGGAGGCGATCACGCTGCAGCCGGCCGCAGGCGCTCACGGTGAGCTCACCGGCATTCTGCTGATCCGCGCTTACCTGGAAAAGCAGGGAAATCCCCGCAAGAAGATCCTGATTCCTGACTCAGCCCATGGCACCAACCCTGCCACGGCTGCGATCTGTGGCTACGCGGTGGAAAACCTCAAATCCAACTCGCGCGGCATGGTGGATGTTCCCTCGCTTGTCGCGCAGATGAATGAGGATGTGGCAGCACTGATGCTCACCAACCCCAACACCTTGGGCATCTTCGAGCAGGAGATCCACAAGATCGCCGACGTGCTGCACGATAAAGGCGGCCTGCTTTACATGGACGGCGCCAACATGAATGCATTGGTTGGCAAGGTCCGCCCCGGCGATTTCGGCGTGGACGTCATGCACCTGAACCTGCACAAGACCTTTTCTACCCCGCATGGCGGCGGGGGCCCGGGCTCCGGGCCGGTGGCGTGCAAGAATTTTCTGGAGCCATTCCTGCCGGTGCCAGTTGTGATCACAAAGTCTGACGGCACCCTCGGCTTCGATTACCAGCGGCCGCAATCCATCGGAAGAGTGCGGGCATTCTATGGCAACTTTGGGATGCACATCCGCGCACTGGCTTACATCATGGCTAACGGCCCGGATGGCTTGCGGCAGACAACCGAAGATGCCGTGCTCAATGCCAATTACATTCGCAAGGGCCTCGAAGGCACCTACGACCTCCCCTACTCAACCCCAAGCATGCACGAAGTTGTGTTCAGCGATCGTCTGCAGGCTAAAAACGGCGTAAAAACGGGCGATGTTGCCAAGCGGCTGATCGACTACGGCTTCCATCCCTACACCACCTCTTTTCCGCTGATTGTGCCCGGAGCGCTGATGATCGAGCCGACCGAGAGCGAATCCAAAGAAGAGCTGGATTTGTTTGTCGATGCTATGAAGTCCATCGCCGAGGAATGCGAAACTACGCCCGAGGTAGTACTGGAAGCGCCGCACCATACACGAGTGTCGCGCCTGGATGAAGTTGGGGCAGCCAGGAAACCGGTGCTGCGCTGGAAACCCGCTTAA
- a CDS encoding DUF2911 domain-containing protein, with product MRKLAFAALIVVTLACIASAQDKSKRPSPPASAHCAFGDGKTIHVDYSSPRMKDPKTGQPRKIFGGLVPYDKEWRTGANEATTFVTTADVTVNGANVPAGSYTLFTVPSEGTWKLIISKKTGEWGIPYPGEKDDLARVDMKKETLSKPVENFTISFDKTGPKSCRMKLEWETTRAYVDISEK from the coding sequence ATGCGCAAATTAGCATTCGCCGCCCTGATAGTTGTCACACTGGCCTGTATCGCTTCGGCCCAGGACAAGAGCAAACGCCCCAGCCCGCCTGCCAGCGCGCATTGCGCATTCGGCGACGGAAAAACCATTCATGTGGACTACAGCAGCCCGCGGATGAAGGACCCCAAGACCGGTCAGCCGCGCAAAATTTTTGGCGGCCTCGTCCCCTACGACAAAGAATGGCGCACGGGAGCCAACGAAGCCACGACTTTTGTTACAACAGCGGACGTGACCGTCAACGGCGCCAATGTTCCCGCGGGCAGTTACACGCTGTTTACGGTCCCTTCAGAAGGGACTTGGAAGCTGATCATCAGCAAGAAGACCGGCGAGTGGGGAATTCCCTACCCTGGCGAGAAAGACGATCTGGCGCGGGTTGACATGAAGAAGGAAACTCTTTCGAAGCCCGTCGAAAACTTCACCATTTCGTTCGACAAGACGGGTCCAAAATCTTGCCGCATGAAGCTGGAATGGGAGACCACGCGCGCGTACGTGGATATTTCAGAGAAGTAG